A genomic stretch from Deltaproteobacteria bacterium includes:
- a CDS encoding TetR/AcrR family transcriptional regulator encodes MARKQQEKSLQTQRELLESAEKLFAAKGFVATTVAEITADAGYAKGNFYRHWPSKDEIMLEIIAGKMQSYRRMRDNALRDAHSLEEVMAHILDFLEGMIDDRNWSSVFLEFTIHASRTPELRAQLNQSIYRLSNDIFEDIAGPYVTGSYPARKIGALNTALFEGFLIHSLLGTGTIERADFRRAAMKLALANAGDE; translated from the coding sequence GTGGCCAGAAAGCAGCAGGAAAAATCTCTTCAGACCCAGCGCGAGTTGCTGGAATCGGCGGAAAAGCTTTTTGCCGCCAAGGGTTTTGTCGCCACGACCGTGGCCGAGATCACGGCCGACGCCGGATATGCCAAGGGCAATTTTTATCGGCACTGGCCGAGCAAGGACGAGATCATGTTGGAGATAATTGCCGGCAAGATGCAGTCGTACCGCCGGATGCGCGATAATGCCCTGCGTGACGCGCATAGCCTGGAAGAGGTCATGGCGCATATCCTGGACTTCCTGGAAGGCATGATCGACGACCGCAACTGGAGTTCCGTTTTTCTGGAATTCACCATCCACGCATCGCGCACTCCAGAGCTGCGCGCCCAGCTCAACCAGTCCATTTATCGCCTTTCCAACGATATTTTCGAGGATATTGCTGGCCCTTACGTGACCGGTTCCTACCCGGCGCGCAAGATTGGGGCGCTCAATACGGCCTTGTTCGAAGGCTTTCTCATCCATTCACTTTTGGGCACTGGAACTATCGAGCGGGCCGATTTTCGGCGCGCGGCCATGAAATTGGCCCTGGCCAACGCGGGAGATGAATAA